In Prevotella sp. oral taxon 475, one DNA window encodes the following:
- the lpxA gene encoding acyl-ACP--UDP-N-acetylglucosamine O-acyltransferase, translating into MANDISTRAEVSSKARIGENCKIYPFAYIEDDVVIGDNCTIYPFVSILNGTRLGNDNQVFQGSVLGALPQDFNFTGETSELVIGNGNTIRENVVINRATHAGCQTVIGNNNFLMEGTHISHDTKVGNDCVFGYGTKIAGDCEIGNGVIFSTSVIENAKTRVGDRAMIQAGATFSKDVPPYIILGGKPLTYGGVNTVMLRADGVDEKRIKHIANAYRLIFHGQTSVFDSVLQVKEQVPDGPEIQNLIRFVNATELGIVTKM; encoded by the coding sequence ATGGCAAACGATATAAGTACAAGAGCCGAGGTCTCGTCCAAAGCGAGAATCGGTGAGAACTGCAAAATATATCCCTTCGCTTACATCGAAGACGATGTTGTCATTGGAGATAACTGCACCATCTATCCCTTTGTGAGTATTCTCAACGGCACACGCCTGGGCAATGACAACCAAGTGTTTCAGGGCTCGGTGTTGGGTGCATTGCCACAAGACTTCAATTTCACGGGCGAAACGTCCGAACTGGTGATCGGCAATGGCAATACCATCCGCGAAAACGTAGTCATCAACCGAGCCACCCATGCCGGATGTCAAACCGTTATCGGCAACAACAATTTCCTGATGGAAGGCACACACATTTCGCACGACACCAAAGTGGGCAACGATTGTGTCTTTGGCTACGGCACGAAGATAGCCGGCGACTGCGAGATAGGCAATGGTGTGATTTTCTCTACCAGCGTTATCGAGAACGCAAAAACCCGTGTGGGCGACCGCGCCATGATTCAAGCCGGTGCCACTTTCTCGAAAGATGTGCCGCCCTATATCATTCTTGGTGGCAAACCGCTCACCTATGGAGGGGTCAACACCGTGATGTTGCGTGCCGATGGCGTAGACGAGAAGCGCATTAAGCACATTGCCAATGCCTATCGATTGATTTTTCATGGTCAAACCAGTGTCTTCGACTCGGTGTTGCAGGTGAAAGAACAAGTGCCTGATGGGCCTGAGATACAGAATCTCATCCGTTTTGTCAATGCAACGGAATTGGGAATAGTCACTAAAATGTAG